Proteins from a single region of Nakamurella deserti:
- a CDS encoding galactose oxidase-like domain-containing protein, producing MRRPRWLTLLMVLTTVVVGSFAPTMAASAGPVCPGSAWSADYFPNRTLTGPASLSRCDAAINFNWGATSPGAGVPADGFSARWSRTVAFTAGTWNLTASADDGIRVSLDGAVVLDGWKDQGTTTYRAAVAVTAGNHLLTVEYYDNTYDATAVFSFAAAGNLVGNGDLAAGPNFPGCFFDGSWGTSRRQGALSADVPAGVSGRSYSLTVADHASGDAKIMQSADPGCAATVTATGNYTVGLFYRSTVAANAVVVFTQDAAGGWTFWQTLATLPAAAAWTQQTYTLTGLPAGTTRVSFGVAALGNGTLSTAGYSLTAAPATQAGLDVTGRWSVSAVTLPGRAIHTTLLRDGRLLLIAGSGNDANNFAAGSFTTSVWNPATGVTTPVPTPEDMFCSGHVTLPDGRVLIQGGTKDFPGVDGAETFTGLRSSYIFDPATNAFTRTNDAQDGHWYPTLTKLGNGDVWMAGGLGETFNSVSVKTEIFRTAEQRWLAYGEMTQSWQYWGEYPHMFLMADGRLFYTGGHTFGDQRSGTGASIYDIATGTVGDVPGLTDKDLRDHAGSVLLPPAQDQRFLIAGGGHIDVGAAPTNSAAVIDLDVAAPAFRAAPAMPGPGRQYVNLTTLFDRTVLASNGATGNRTGDIAAAAIYRPAANTWTTNTPADPVGRNYHSTAVLMPDGRVMVMGSNPIDGSFESRISVYEPPYLFKGTRPTLTAAPSFATYGSTVSVGVTGTAVSASLTSPGSVTHQMDSNARLVDLPMTGTGATRTLTVPANPDLLPPGPYMLTVLDASGVPSVARWITIRPGAVTRDLAAGIDTPATRFTGWDGATAALTSLTNVWSAVPGSTPSGRSDLPAHGHAGHPTAATPSAAAASATSAPSGRASDKALEIAVRRPYLVPITPTADQVQIASGVHEQATQVPMAKVTPEQGAAAAAEAVTESARTGGCVVGYGDDGSCLPQVSPSSARMGGMAMDWTCDEVRAILPDGIALSTPGVDPQRLDANQDGTACGRGD from the coding sequence ATGCGCCGACCCCGTTGGTTGACCCTCCTGATGGTGCTGACCACCGTCGTGGTGGGCTCGTTCGCCCCGACCATGGCGGCGTCGGCCGGTCCGGTGTGCCCGGGTTCGGCGTGGAGCGCCGACTACTTCCCCAACCGCACGTTGACGGGTCCGGCCTCGCTCTCACGCTGCGATGCGGCGATCAACTTCAACTGGGGGGCGACCTCACCGGGCGCAGGAGTGCCGGCCGACGGGTTCTCGGCCCGCTGGTCCAGGACGGTGGCGTTCACCGCAGGCACGTGGAACCTCACTGCTTCCGCCGATGACGGCATCCGGGTCAGCCTGGACGGCGCCGTGGTGCTCGACGGCTGGAAGGACCAGGGCACCACGACCTACCGTGCGGCCGTCGCGGTCACCGCGGGGAATCATCTCCTGACCGTCGAGTACTACGACAACACCTACGACGCGACCGCCGTCTTCTCCTTCGCAGCCGCCGGCAACCTGGTCGGCAACGGCGATCTCGCCGCCGGACCGAACTTCCCTGGTTGCTTCTTCGACGGCAGCTGGGGCACGAGCCGTCGCCAGGGCGCGTTGAGCGCTGACGTACCCGCCGGTGTCAGCGGTCGCTCGTACTCACTGACCGTGGCCGACCACGCGTCCGGCGACGCCAAGATCATGCAGTCCGCCGATCCGGGGTGCGCGGCGACTGTGACGGCCACCGGCAACTACACCGTCGGCCTCTTCTACCGCTCCACCGTTGCGGCCAATGCGGTGGTGGTCTTCACCCAGGACGCGGCCGGCGGCTGGACCTTCTGGCAGACGCTGGCCACCCTTCCCGCCGCAGCGGCGTGGACGCAGCAGACCTACACGCTCACCGGACTCCCGGCGGGTACGACGAGGGTCAGCTTCGGCGTGGCCGCTCTCGGCAACGGAACCCTGTCCACGGCGGGATATTCGTTGACCGCCGCACCGGCGACGCAGGCCGGCCTCGACGTCACCGGACGGTGGTCGGTGTCCGCCGTGACACTGCCGGGTCGCGCCATCCACACCACGCTGTTGCGTGACGGCAGGCTGCTGCTCATCGCCGGGTCCGGCAACGACGCGAACAATTTCGCTGCCGGCTCGTTCACCACCTCGGTCTGGAACCCGGCCACCGGTGTGACCACCCCCGTCCCGACCCCCGAAGACATGTTCTGCTCCGGCCACGTGACGTTGCCGGACGGGCGGGTCCTGATCCAGGGCGGGACCAAGGACTTCCCGGGGGTGGACGGGGCCGAGACCTTCACCGGGCTGCGCAGCAGCTACATCTTCGACCCGGCGACCAACGCATTCACCCGCACCAACGATGCGCAGGACGGTCACTGGTACCCGACGCTCACCAAGCTGGGCAACGGTGACGTCTGGATGGCCGGCGGTCTCGGAGAGACGTTCAACAGTGTCTCGGTGAAGACCGAGATCTTCCGGACAGCCGAACAGCGTTGGCTCGCGTACGGCGAGATGACCCAGAGCTGGCAGTACTGGGGCGAGTACCCCCACATGTTCCTGATGGCCGACGGGCGGTTGTTCTACACCGGTGGTCACACCTTCGGCGATCAACGAAGCGGCACCGGGGCGTCGATCTACGACATCGCGACCGGCACCGTGGGCGACGTCCCGGGCCTGACCGACAAGGATCTGCGGGATCACGCCGGATCGGTGCTGCTGCCGCCGGCCCAGGACCAGAGGTTCCTCATCGCCGGTGGCGGTCACATCGACGTGGGTGCCGCACCGACCAACTCAGCTGCTGTCATCGACCTGGACGTCGCCGCCCCCGCCTTCCGAGCGGCTCCCGCGATGCCCGGGCCCGGACGTCAGTACGTCAATCTGACTACCCTTTTCGACCGGACGGTGCTGGCCAGCAACGGCGCCACCGGGAACCGCACGGGCGACATCGCCGCCGCGGCGATCTACCGACCGGCGGCCAACACCTGGACGACGAACACGCCGGCCGACCCGGTCGGACGCAACTACCATTCGACGGCGGTGCTGATGCCCGACGGCCGGGTGATGGTGATGGGTTCCAACCCCATCGACGGCAGTTTCGAGTCGCGGATCTCCGTCTACGAGCCGCCGTACCTGTTCAAGGGAACCCGGCCGACCCTGACCGCCGCGCCCTCGTTCGCCACCTACGGCTCGACGGTCTCCGTCGGTGTCACCGGCACTGCGGTCAGTGCCTCACTGACCTCGCCCGGCTCGGTCACACACCAGATGGACAGCAATGCACGCCTGGTCGATCTGCCGATGACCGGCACCGGGGCGACCCGCACCCTGACCGTCCCGGCGAACCCGGACCTGCTGCCCCCGGGGCCCTACATGCTCACCGTTCTCGACGCCAGCGGAGTGCCGTCGGTCGCCAGGTGGATCACGATCAGGCCGGGCGCCGTGACTCGTGACCTGGCCGCCGGGATCGACACCCCCGCCACCAGGTTCACCGGGTGGGACGGCGCAACCGCCGCCCTGACCTCGCTGACGAATGTGTGGAGCGCCGTCCCGGGAAGCACACCGTCGGGCCGGTCCGATCTCCCGGCGCACGGCCACGCCGGTCATCCGACGGCGGCGACGCCGTCGGCCGCGGCTGCCTCTGCCACCTCTGCCCCCTCCGGTCGAGCGTCGGACAAGGCGCTCGAGATCGCGGTACGCCGACCGTATCTGGTGCCGATCACGCCGACCGCGGACCAGGTGCAGATCGCGTCGGGCGTCCACGAGCAGGCGACACAGGTACCGATGGCCAAGGTCACCCCGGAACAGGGAGCGGCGGCCGCGGCGGAAGCCGTGACCGAATCGGCTCGAACCGGCGGATGCGTCGTCGGCTACGGGGATGACGGCAGCTGCCTCCCGCAGGTTTCGCCGTCGTCGGCCCGGATGGGGGGGATGGCGATGGATTGGACCTGTGACGAGGTCCGAGCGATCCTGCCGGACGGCATCGCACTCAGCACCCCGGGGGTCGATCCCCAACGCCTTGATGCGAACCAGGACGGCACGGCCTGCGGTCGCGGTGACTGA
- a CDS encoding glycosyltransferase, translating to MTLTKADLVPPPPLYAVPPTDAEKHQYIKGSQHRWFFWAHAVAFLGIAVSLYGFATMRYWTLIFLAPLALYAAETLLGLRTSTYPRRVTLPDHRFLVETYDPEEFPSVDVYLPTCGESPELLANTLHWISQLEWQGELTTWVLDDKASPEVRELAESYGVRYLARPGSEFKKAGNLQYAFERSTGSLILILDADFVPRADLLTEVVPYFSDHSIGIVQTPQLFSTGKHLSWLTRGAGATQEMFYRFIQPSRDAVRAAICCGTSAVYRRRALDAIGGFPRIAHSEDVFTGMAMEEKGFRLQYVPLNLSQGLSPDSVNSFITQQYRWCEGSMAMAAGSDFHVSALSRPQRLSYWSGFSYYLTTAMNVFLAPIPTLLMVWLFPEYVKAGNFLPLVGLLVLWLGVYPVVMKGRWRLETLRVQVIYGFAHAASIWDVFFGQTQEWVPTGGGSAPTPVATRVKRMIVWYLSITMAAASIGLVYRLWSGYPLSDWWAALVFFGVNLYIFVPVVAACTAQESAPRRRRLFTRRPSVIEVSA from the coding sequence GTGACGCTGACCAAGGCCGATCTCGTACCGCCCCCGCCGCTGTATGCGGTACCCCCCACCGACGCCGAGAAGCACCAGTACATCAAGGGTTCGCAGCACCGCTGGTTCTTCTGGGCCCATGCGGTGGCGTTCCTGGGCATCGCCGTCAGCCTCTACGGGTTCGCCACGATGCGGTACTGGACCTTGATCTTCCTGGCTCCGTTGGCGCTGTACGCCGCCGAGACGTTGCTGGGACTGCGTACCTCGACGTATCCGCGGCGGGTGACGCTGCCCGACCACCGTTTCCTGGTGGAGACCTACGACCCCGAGGAGTTCCCGTCGGTGGACGTGTACCTGCCGACCTGCGGTGAGTCTCCCGAGCTGCTGGCGAACACGCTGCACTGGATCTCGCAGTTGGAGTGGCAGGGCGAACTCACGACCTGGGTCCTGGACGATAAGGCGAGTCCTGAGGTCCGTGAGCTCGCGGAGAGCTACGGGGTGCGCTATCTCGCCCGCCCGGGCAGCGAGTTCAAGAAGGCCGGCAATCTGCAGTACGCCTTCGAGCGCAGCACGGGGTCGCTGATCCTCATCCTGGACGCCGACTTCGTGCCGCGTGCGGATCTGCTGACGGAGGTCGTCCCCTACTTCTCCGACCACTCGATCGGGATCGTCCAGACGCCGCAACTGTTCTCGACCGGCAAGCACCTCAGCTGGCTGACCCGCGGGGCGGGAGCGACGCAGGAGATGTTCTACCGCTTCATCCAGCCGAGCCGGGACGCGGTGCGTGCCGCCATCTGTTGTGGCACCAGCGCGGTCTACCGCCGGCGGGCGCTGGACGCCATCGGAGGGTTCCCGCGGATCGCTCATTCCGAGGACGTGTTCACCGGGATGGCGATGGAGGAGAAGGGCTTTCGGCTGCAGTACGTGCCGCTCAACCTCTCGCAGGGACTGAGCCCGGACAGTGTGAACAGTTTCATCACCCAGCAGTACCGCTGGTGCGAGGGTTCCATGGCGATGGCCGCCGGGAGTGATTTTCACGTGTCCGCACTGTCGCGCCCGCAACGGCTGTCGTACTGGTCGGGATTCAGCTACTACCTGACGACGGCGATGAACGTGTTCCTGGCACCGATCCCCACGCTGCTGATGGTGTGGCTGTTCCCGGAGTACGTCAAGGCAGGCAACTTCCTGCCGCTGGTCGGATTGTTGGTGCTCTGGCTCGGGGTGTACCCGGTGGTGATGAAAGGACGGTGGCGGCTCGAGACCCTGCGGGTGCAGGTCATCTACGGATTCGCCCACGCCGCCTCGATCTGGGACGTCTTCTTCGGGCAGACCCAGGAGTGGGTTCCGACCGGGGGCGGCTCCGCGCCGACGCCGGTAGCGACCCGGGTGAAGCGGATGATCGTCTGGTACCTGTCCATCACCATGGCCGCCGCGAGTATCGGGCTGGTGTACCGGCTCTGGAGCGGGTACCCCCTGTCGGACTGGTGGGCCGCGTTGGTCTTCTTCGGTGTCAACCTGTACATCTTCGTGCCCGTCGTGGCGGCCTGTACGGCACAGGAGTCCGCTCCCCGCCGTCGTCGGCTGTTCACCCGGCGGCCGTCCGTGATCGAGGTGTCCGCTTGA
- a CDS encoding ArnT family glycosyltransferase translates to MTTTLSAPDATTPPTPTWQLAVGSFLPPEKRSAAQRWIRRVPLTVVLLIQLGMSLRLSNSAYRDEALYIWTGHRMFQHWFDGAVLYDNPSQYFSGSPSVYPALAALLDSAGGLETVRALSVVCMLSATFSIYCFTHRFWGHRAGLAAALAFALAGPTHHLGRFATFDAMALALLAGACALGVRSAQNRSLRWAPLVGAMLALAVMTKYAALMFVPVVLAVTFLSVTWRGTARRLHAKNVALVALATTAGLLALFVATVGAEDYAGFRSTTSGRSGTSIVLPDSPWGIVVRAAGFAGPWFVLAFVGAVVAIVRFRRYGLAVVLLAAAVAPVAYQALIGEAVSIEKHIDFGLVFAAPLIGVLAMRTAQPWRKFVMLGAVVTLLISGAATSARIYDGWSNTRALTDTLEYKFRAAPYIRTLGEPFEPVRYAFNASTEYWQWATTDPVQALYYEPAEGPALRGLDAARAGLSDGYWQVVYFNGSTGASQELEPLLAGFGYTLTDTVPLISKDKVDVYRIWQRFQ, encoded by the coding sequence TTGACGACCACGCTGTCCGCGCCCGACGCCACCACCCCGCCGACGCCGACCTGGCAGCTCGCGGTCGGCAGTTTCCTGCCCCCGGAGAAGCGGTCCGCAGCCCAGCGCTGGATCCGGCGGGTGCCGCTGACGGTGGTCCTGCTGATCCAGCTGGGGATGTCGCTGCGCCTGAGCAACAGTGCCTACCGGGACGAGGCCCTGTACATCTGGACCGGGCACCGGATGTTCCAGCACTGGTTCGACGGCGCCGTGTTGTACGACAACCCGAGCCAGTACTTCTCGGGATCGCCGTCTGTCTACCCGGCCCTGGCGGCACTGTTGGACAGCGCCGGCGGACTGGAGACGGTGCGGGCGCTCAGCGTTGTGTGCATGCTGTCGGCCACCTTCTCGATCTACTGCTTCACCCATCGCTTCTGGGGCCACCGGGCAGGTCTGGCCGCTGCGCTGGCGTTCGCGCTCGCCGGTCCCACCCACCACCTCGGCCGGTTCGCCACCTTCGATGCGATGGCACTCGCGCTGTTGGCCGGCGCGTGTGCGCTGGGCGTCCGGTCAGCCCAGAACCGTTCTCTGCGGTGGGCGCCGCTGGTCGGCGCGATGCTGGCCCTGGCGGTGATGACCAAATACGCCGCGTTGATGTTCGTACCCGTTGTTCTCGCTGTCACTTTTCTGTCCGTCACCTGGCGCGGGACCGCGCGGCGGCTGCACGCCAAGAACGTCGCCCTCGTCGCCCTGGCCACCACGGCGGGCCTGCTGGCCCTGTTCGTCGCCACCGTCGGGGCCGAGGACTACGCCGGCTTCCGCAGCACCACCTCCGGCCGTAGCGGCACCTCGATCGTGCTCCCGGACTCTCCCTGGGGGATCGTGGTCCGAGCGGCGGGGTTCGCCGGTCCGTGGTTCGTGTTGGCGTTCGTCGGTGCGGTGGTGGCGATCGTCCGGTTCCGCCGTTACGGTCTGGCCGTCGTGCTGCTGGCCGCGGCCGTCGCGCCGGTCGCCTATCAGGCTCTGATCGGCGAGGCGGTGTCGATCGAGAAACACATCGACTTCGGGCTGGTCTTCGCGGCACCTCTCATCGGGGTGCTGGCCATGCGCACGGCTCAGCCCTGGCGGAAGTTCGTGATGCTGGGTGCCGTGGTCACGCTGCTCATCTCCGGTGCGGCCACCAGTGCCCGAATCTACGACGGCTGGTCCAACACGAGAGCTCTGACCGACACTCTCGAGTACAAGTTCCGGGCGGCTCCGTACATCCGGACGCTCGGAGAACCGTTCGAACCGGTGCGATACGCCTTCAACGCTTCGACGGAGTATTGGCAGTGGGCCACCACCGACCCGGTTCAGGCGCTGTACTACGAGCCCGCGGAAGGCCCGGCCCTCCGTGGGCTGGACGCCGCACGAGCCGGCCTCTCCGACGGCTACTGGCAGGTCGTCTACTTCAACGGGTCCACCGGTGCCAGCCAGGAGCTCGAGCCACTGCTCGCCGGTTTCGGCTACACCCTGACCGACACGGTGCCTCTGATCAGCAAGGACAAGGTCGACGTCTACCGGATCTGGCAGAGATTCCAGTAA
- a CDS encoding glycoside hydrolase family 26 protein has protein sequence MSLDVRADNIGRHAAPGGSTPLGPETTLSRRQVLVGGAAVAVGQILSRERTPVPLPDLVTRCRFGAYADNEPFPVDAHFALEDALGGTRLSVCSWFIAFGSPWPAAEAAKVAARGGYDILVAWEAHGVSFADLVDGRHDQYIWDFVNAAASFPGDVVLRPFHESNGDWYDWAPASGRGFVDGPDQWIAGWRHLVEVARRAGASNIRFLWCVNNTDASSTTLEALWPGADHVDHIGADAYNWSAGPTFDSIVGDVYDRVVALGPGRSFWVGETGLDGQDVGAADFYASVYGSRRFPQMAVVCWFSTDAFLLTGDAAAVAVHRAQLPRAPQRMR, from the coding sequence GTGAGCCTGGACGTCCGCGCGGACAACATCGGACGTCACGCCGCGCCCGGTGGCAGCACGCCGCTGGGGCCGGAGACGACGCTGTCGCGACGACAGGTGCTCGTCGGCGGGGCCGCAGTCGCGGTCGGTCAGATCCTCTCCCGTGAACGGACGCCGGTGCCGCTGCCAGATCTGGTCACCCGCTGTCGGTTCGGCGCGTACGCGGACAACGAACCCTTCCCCGTGGATGCGCACTTCGCATTGGAGGACGCGCTCGGCGGTACCCGGTTGTCGGTGTGCTCATGGTTCATCGCGTTCGGATCCCCGTGGCCGGCGGCGGAGGCGGCGAAGGTCGCCGCGCGTGGGGGCTACGACATCCTCGTGGCCTGGGAGGCGCACGGCGTCTCCTTCGCAGACCTCGTCGACGGCAGGCACGACCAGTACATCTGGGACTTCGTGAACGCCGCGGCCTCGTTCCCCGGCGATGTGGTGCTCCGGCCGTTCCATGAGTCCAACGGGGATTGGTACGACTGGGCGCCGGCGTCCGGGCGGGGTTTCGTCGACGGGCCCGACCAGTGGATCGCCGGATGGCGACACCTGGTGGAGGTGGCGCGCCGAGCAGGCGCGTCCAACATCCGTTTCCTGTGGTGCGTCAACAACACCGATGCGTCCTCCACCACGCTCGAGGCCCTGTGGCCGGGGGCCGACCATGTGGACCACATCGGTGCCGACGCCTACAACTGGTCGGCCGGGCCGACCTTCGACAGCATCGTGGGCGACGTCTACGACCGCGTGGTGGCCCTCGGCCCTGGTCGGTCGTTCTGGGTGGGCGAGACCGGACTCGACGGGCAGGACGTCGGGGCCGCCGACTTCTACGCATCGGTCTACGGATCCCGGCGGTTCCCGCAGATGGCGGTGGTCTGCTGGTTCAGCACCGACGCGTTCCTCCTGACCGGCGACGCCGCCGCGGTCGCGGTGCACCGGGCCCAGCTCCCGCGGGCACCGCAGCGGATGCGCTGA